A region from the Pectinophora gossypiella chromosome 29, ilPecGoss1.1, whole genome shotgun sequence genome encodes:
- the LOC126379434 gene encoding E3 ubiquitin-protein ligase RFWD3-like yields the protein MGDSEAGPSQGSSGSQSVVIPESPGSPNILDPDSPGSPQVEVWEGPDTPEAVDAADSDTDTQAGGPPSVDDPPRDPSDDITSDSVSTVNYDTESRDTDRYDRPSRTVSRNTDTDTDTDQNTDNDRSEPTSRSEESNAPNVPGASSNEESNSVGSIPEVQSQVRKHNQCDYEPPAKVRKLSQKSNDDLDGETCPICLDSWGNSGEHRLVALKCGHLFGSQCVERWLRAQTVKDRSCPTCKTKTAMKDIRPIYARKLVAADTSQITTLQKQMDALQAEKSRVELELQKTRIAHRACVMQLEVLRSTLMKAQVPKEHQIRKSWRFALEKNLEIFKDGGCRVLTYNCRTYELYVSQKSMNYLFPGYGIRKVSCVDYKLGQFVHLHPKPIRDITYSQPRDLLLSVGLDSSARIVERGILSVTVQAGVPLWSCSWDYLRSNEFYVGGIGGVIHQYDVRNPSTYIQRLQAPGDMSPVVSLCSTEYGLLSCQLNSCWLWIANMRQWEPRALPIEGPFMSLCYDNESHRALVSCRAGANGERSRLALCKLRASVPTGDIVVDAEQNFAGSARTSLMSRASFVRAPGASWIAAHSESDSTLYLHGLDGARTITLPASETALDVASVQLNGDTLVAGLSESRLRVYKAVPTSS from the exons ATGGGTGACAGTGAGGCTGGGCCTTCGCAGGGCTCTAGCGGAAGCCAAAGTGTCGTGATACCGGAGTCCCCGGGAAGCCCTAACATATTGGATCCAGACTCGCCGGGCAGCCCACAG GTTGAAGTATGGGAAGGGCCAGACACGCCGGAGGCGGTCGACGCTGCCGACTCGGACACCGACACCCAGGCAGGCGGGCCCCCTAGCGTCGACGACCCCCCTCGAGACCCCAGCGACGACATCACCTCGGACTCAGTGTCCACAGTAAACTACGACACCGAAAGCAGAGACACCGACAG GTACGACCGCCCCAGCAGGACTGTCAGCAGGAACACAGACACGGACACTGACACTGACCAGAACACTGACAACGACAGGAGCGAACCCACCAGCAGGAGTGAAGAGAGCAACGCACCAAACGTACCTGGAGCCTCTTCCAATGAGGAATCAAATAGTGTAGGGTCCATACCAGAAGTCCAAAGCCAAGTGAGGAAACACAACCAATGCGACTACGAACCGCCAGCCAAGGTCAGGAAGCTGAGTCAAAAGTCAAACGACGACTTAGACGGCGAAACCTGCCCGATCTGCTTGGACTCCTGGGGCAACTCTGGAGAACATAGACTAGTTGCTTTGAAGTGCGGTCACCTGTTCGGCAGCCAGTGCGTCGAGAGGTGGCTCCGAGCGCAAACTGTGAAAGACCGATCCTGTCCCACTTGCAAAACAAAGACGGCAATGAAGGATATCCGCCCTATATACGCGAGGAAACTCGTCGCGGCCGATACGTCACAGATCACGACTCTCCAGAAACAAATGGACGCGTTACAAGCTGAGAAGAGCAGAGTGGAACTGGAACTGCAGAAGACGAGGATAGCCCACCGCGCATGCGTCATGCAGCTCGAAGTCTTACGCAGCACGCTCATGAAGGCACAAGTACCAAAAGAACATCAGATAAGAAAGTCATGGAGGTTTGCTTTGGAGAAGAACTTGGAAATATTCAAAGACGGTGGCTGTCGCGTCCTGACGTACAATTGTAGAACTTACGAGCTCTACGTGTCGCAGAAGAGCATGAACTATTTGTTCCCCGGATACGGGATTAGGAAAGTCAGTTGCGTAGACTATAAGCTGGGCCAATTCGTGCATTTGCACCCGAAACCGATTAGGGACATAACATACTCCCAGCCGAGAGACTTGCTACTGAGTGTGGGCTTGGACAGCTCGGCGAGGATAGTTGAGCGAGGGATTCTGAGTGTCACGGTGCAAGCTGGCGTCCCTCTGTGGTCTTGCTCGTGGGACTACCTTCGAAGCAACGAGTTCTACGTGGGCGGGATCGGTGGCGTCATCCATCAGTACGACGTGCGCAACCCCAGCACTTACATCCAAAGACTGCAGGCCCCCGGGGACATGTCTCCAGTAGTCTCCCTCTGTTCAACAGAGTATGGCCTTTTGTCCTGCCAGTTGAACTCGTGCTGGCTTTGGATAGCGAACATGAGGCAGTGGGAGCCGAGAGCGCTGCCCATAGAAGGGCCTTTCATGTCCCTCTGTTACGACAACGAGTCCCACAGGGCCCTGGTCTCGTGCCGAGCCGGTGCCAACGGCGAGAGGTCTCGCCTCGCCCTCTGCAAGCTACGAGCGAGTGTTCCCACGGGAGACATTGTCGTTGACGCGGAACAAAACTTCGCTGGCTCGGCGAGGACTTCCCTGATGTCTCGAGCGAGCTTCGTCAGGGCCCCCGGCGCGTCCTGGATAGCTGCACATTCCGAAAGCGACTCAACCCTATATCTCCATGGTCTGGACGGCGCGAGGACTATCACCCTGCCCGCTTCAGAAACGGCGTTGGATGTCGCCTCTGTTCAACTAAATGGGGACACGCTAGTGGCGGGGCTGTCCGAGTCCCGCCTCAGGGTGTACAAAGCAGTGCCGACCAGCTCCTGA
- the LOC126379662 gene encoding BTB/POZ domain-containing protein 7 — protein sequence MSRLLCCLCVRRADMGAALSHPQEGDASEGAGLAVAPPTMADVIRERKKKAGGAGLGTLRRRLAAAARRPRDARPDRGCEHARFIRGVVSSWRLAEVFVLCEELEAGAALRDLVTQAELAREPAAALQQDLAAAYRVRWWCDVELVGAGWCIPAHRAILAARCTYFRELLQRYPSGTWRVPLEGAGASLSREEMESAVLMLYGGTSRRTVCDLCCKWNRGSDDDLDIINGDNTGTCGSSRGCSCGRGGREGGWRRLAALLGFTPDTLHTDLRYLLDSGEYADVRLVFRVEGGCGAQYGFRAALELPCHRLVLAARSRFFRSVMSRRGGAGGGGGCVCVDEKVLPRRFARALLHAAYTDQVHLSLIGRDSSSPSSTTSTASSTNTAWSGVTRGGGSRPASTTMLDDAFQLYEIARFLEMPIVVQGCEDAIVEALSADTLPHVLRWAAHAHASQWVHRQAMRYLRDEFPAVMSSAASARLPRSALSTVLASPFLQASEAQALRALLRWGLQQQHQPREPNVVWHTAHSVSRRGARRREVSDAALRETLGSLLTLVRVEHMPPDSELLQQAVRRGIIDPPAAPEEGSAADVWLGRGSYRPPRCFLPYLDELKALLETQAAPEAEVARHRRARLVCRIPDTLYMVAAARGCGSPGGADAAAAAGAAEAVCVGGRVRAALRVRMRELLAAPPALTAAALPAHDRAATRRQIALRAVREMSLPDACAELLLRDAGGADDEPHRERSSSGSGDWEAEPRLDEPWTEPDCCRGARSLGGSLRCASAGSLRSAPTLAATLAAHAPRAATCRRDLPARPDSQHHRAGAECPPRAARLSACVPDVAMAPNANTHLLTARDYCPHPPQPEYSPAGVLQLDLGDGATHTPRPGSRALRAAHSAERARQHRDHAQGGCAQPSRSRPEEDELRAALELSVIRAYSSLAPLAARSSATLPPSYRADLAHLAAGTYAQIAPPFYFCNSICFHPDTHLLLPPHSPIVSYTHAGSEQIVLYLF from the exons ATGAGCCGGCTGCTGTGCTGTCTGTGCGTGCGCCGAGCAGACATGGGCGCGGCGCTCTCGCACCCCCAG GAGGGCGACGCGAGCGAGGGTGCCGGGCTTGCTGTGGCGCCGCCCACCATGGCCGACGTCATACG GGAGCGCAAGAAGaaggcgggcggcgcggggctGGGCACGCTGCGGCGCCGCctggccgccgccgcgcgcaggCCCAGAGACGCGCGCCCCGACAGAG GTTGCGAGCACGCGCGGTTCATCCGGGGCGTGGTGTCGTCGTGGCGGCTGGCGGAGGTGTTCGTGCTGTGCGAGGAGCTGGAGGCGGGCGCGGCGCTGCGCGACCTGGTGACGCAGGCCGAGCTGGCGCGGGagcccgccgccgcgctgcaGCAGGACCTCGCGGCCGCCTACCGCGTCAG GTGGTGGTGCGACGTGGAGCTGGTGGGCGCGGGCTGGTGCATCCCCGCGCACCGCGCCATCCTGGCCGCCAGGTGCACGTACTTCCGCGAACTGCTGCAGAGATACCCCAG TGGTACATGGCGGGTGCCGCTAGAGGGCGCAGGCGCGTCCCTCAGCCGGGAAGAGATGGAATCGGCCGTGCTCATGTTGTACGGAGGCACCTCCCGACGGACGGTCTGCGACCTGTGTTGCA AATGGAACCGCGGCTCAGACGACGATCTCGACATCATCAATGGAGATAACACCGGCA CGTGCGGGTCGTCGCGCGGCTGCTCgtgcgggcgcggcgggcgcgagGGAGGCTGGCGGCGGCTGGCCGCGCTGCTGGGGTTCACGCCCGACACGCTGCACACCGACCTGCGGTACCTGCTGGACTCGG GCGAGTACGCGGACGTGCGGCTGGTGTTCCGCGTGGAGGGCGGCTGCGGCGCGCAGTACGGGTTCCGTGCCGCGCTGGAGCTGCCCTGCCACCGGCTGGTGCTGGCCGCGCGCTCCAGGTTCTTCAG GAGCGTGATGTCgcggcggggcggggcgggcggcggcggcggctgcgtGTGCGTGGACGAGAAGGTGCTCCCGCGCAGGTTCGCGCGGGCGCTGCTGCACGCCGCCTACACCGACCAG GTGCACCTGAGCCTGATCGGTCGCGACTCCAGTTCCCCATCGTCCACCACCTCCACCGCCAGCAGCACCAACACC GCGTGGTCGGGCGTGACCCGCGGCGGCGGCAGCCGGCCCGCCTCCACCACCATGCTGGACGACGCCTTCCAGCTGTATGAGATCGCCAG GTTCCTGGAGATGCCGATCGTGGTGCAGGGCTGCGAGGACGCCATCGTGGAGGCGCTGTCGGCCGACACGCTGCCGCACGTGCTGCGCTGggcggcgcacgcgcacgcCAGCCAGTGGGTGCACCG ACAAGCGATGCGCTACCTCCGCGACGAGTTTCCAGCAGTGATGTCGTCGGCGGCGTCGGCGCGGCTGCCGCGCTCCGCCCTCAGCACGGTGCTGGCCTCGCCCTTCCTGCAGGCCAGCGAGGCGCAGGCGCTGCGGGCGCTGCTGCGCTGGGGGCTGCAGCAGCAGCACCAGCCGCGAG AGCCCAACGTGGTGTGGCACACGGCGCACAGCGTgtcgcggcgcggggcgcggcgcCGGGAGGTGTCGGACGCCGCGCTGCGGGAGACGCTGGGCTCGCTGCTCACCCTCGTGCGCGTGGAGCACATGCCGCCCGACAGCGAGCTGCTGCAGCAG GCGGTGAGGCGCGGCATCATCGACCCGCCGGCGGCGCCCGAGGAGGGCTCGGCGGCCGACGTCTGGCTGGGCCGGGGCTCCTACCGCCCGCCGCGCTGCTTCCTGCCCTACCTCGACGAGCTCAAG GCGCTGCTGGAGACGCAAGCGGCGCCCGAGGCCGAGGTGGCCCGCCACCGGCGCGCCAGGCTTGTATGCAGGATACCCGACACGCTCTATATG GTGGCGGCGGCCCGCGGCTGCGGGTCCCCGGGCGGCGCagacgcggcggcggcggcgggcgcggccgaGGCCGTGTGCGTGGGCGGGCGCGTGCGCGCGGCGCTGCGCGTGCGCATGCGCGAGCTGctggccgcgccgcccgcgctcaCGGCCGCCGCGCTGCCCGCGCACGACCGCGCCGCCACGCGCCGACAG ATCGCGCTCCGCGCGGTGCGCGAGATGTCGCTGCCGGACGCGTGCGCCGAGCTGCTGCTGCGGGACGCCGGCGGGGCCGACGACGAGCCGCACAG GGAGCGCAGTAGTAGCGGCAGCGGCGACTGGGAGGCGGAACCCCGCTTGGACGAACCCTGGACCGAGCCAGACTGCTGCCG CGGCGCGCGCTCCCTGGGCGGGTCGCTGCGCTGCGCGTCGGCGGGCAGCCTGCGGTCGGCGCCGACGCTGGCGGCCACGCTCGCGGCGcacgcgccccgcgccgccacGTGCCGCCGCGACCTGCCCGCCCGCCCCGACTCGCAGCACCACAG GGCGGGCGCGGAGTGCCccccgcgggcggcgcggctgTCGGCGTGCGTGCCCGACGTGGCCATGGCGCCCAACGCCAACACGCACCTGCTCACCGCGCGCGACTACTGCCCGCACCCGCCGCAGCCAG AGTACAGCCCGGCGGGGGTGCTGCAGCTCGACCTGGGCGACGGCGCCACGCACACGCCCAGACCTG GGTCGCGAGCCCTGCGCGCCGCCCACAGCGCCGAGCGGGCGCGGCAGCACCGGGACCATGCGCAG GGTGGATGCGCGCAGCCATCACGCTCGCGTCCGGAGGAGGATGAGCTGCGAGCGGCGTTAGAGCTGTCTGTCATACGag CGTACTCGTCGCTTGCGCCGCTGGCGGCGCGCAGCTCGGCCACGCTGCCGCCCTCGTACCGCGCCGACCTCGCGCACCTGGCCGCAGGTACGTACGCCCAGATAGCTCCGccattttatttctgtaattctatttgcttccatcctgacacacatctcttgcttcctccacattcaccaatcgtttcatacacgcacgccggttcagagcagatcGTACTGTACCTTTTCTAA